One window from the genome of Actinomycetes bacterium encodes:
- the dtd gene encoding D-tyrosyl-tRNA(Tyr) deacylase — MRAVVQRCDSAEVVVAGEQVGGFTGPGLTVLLGIRRGDTREQATKLAEKIWRLRIFRPDRYPELTCAPPSGSSEVSAADLELPVLVVSQFTLYGRTDKGRRPTWEDAAGGEEAEPLIDEFVAALRGVGATVSTGAFGADMRVSLTNDGPITLIVEV; from the coding sequence ATGCGAGCGGTAGTGCAGCGGTGCGATAGCGCCGAAGTGGTCGTTGCGGGGGAGCAGGTCGGTGGATTCACTGGTCCCGGCCTGACGGTCCTGTTGGGGATTCGACGAGGGGATACCCGCGAACAGGCGACTAAGCTTGCGGAAAAAATTTGGCGGTTGCGGATTTTTCGGCCCGACCGTTATCCAGAGCTCACCTGTGCTCCTCCCAGCGGTAGCAGTGAGGTATCCGCCGCTGATTTGGAACTTCCAGTCTTGGTGGTCAGCCAGTTCACGCTGTACGGGCGCACAGACAAAGGCCGTCGACCCACCTGGGAGGATGCCGCTGGTGGTGAGGAGGCAGAGCCGCTGATAGATGAGTTTGTCGCGGCCCTCCGGGGAGTAGGGGCTACCGTTTCGACCGGAGCTTTCGGAGCAGACATGCGGGTCTCGCTGACCAACGATGGCCCCATCACGCTGATCGTTGAGGTGTAG
- a CDS encoding DUF389 domain-containing protein, with amino-acid sequence MSNGVLLSYGKDSSKKYSAYWILLLLSGVIATAGVVGDSTAVVIGAMIVAPLMTPILGTALALVLADRNRMLRSLSTVIGGALMVIAVGYGAGLLDPVGSLVENNGQITARVSPRLLDLIAALATGTVGAFALVRSDISDTLPGVAIAISLVPPLAVVGLTFEAGNYGDALGATLLFLTNVTAIIFTATIVLLIYQVRDVAERSGHPVGNLSGSTLAVVVLTVLAIAVPLSISTANLVDDTLTEHEAATTVNDWARDAGWKIIDYEVLEHEMEVTALGPAPRPSSKTLREALDTAGFADINLVVNLVEGGQAVLPGTG; translated from the coding sequence ATGTCGAACGGTGTCCTGCTGTCCTACGGCAAGGACTCCAGCAAGAAATACTCCGCGTATTGGATTCTGCTGCTGCTATCCGGCGTTATCGCTACCGCTGGTGTCGTCGGTGATTCCACCGCCGTAGTGATCGGTGCCATGATCGTGGCGCCGCTGATGACCCCCATTCTGGGCACTGCGTTGGCCTTGGTGCTGGCCGATCGCAATCGCATGTTGCGGTCACTATCGACTGTCATCGGCGGGGCGCTGATGGTCATCGCCGTTGGCTACGGGGCGGGATTGCTGGATCCGGTCGGATCGCTGGTGGAGAACAACGGTCAAATCACCGCCCGAGTTAGTCCTCGACTGCTCGACCTCATCGCCGCATTGGCCACTGGTACGGTCGGCGCCTTCGCCTTGGTTCGATCCGACATCTCCGACACATTGCCCGGAGTCGCCATCGCGATCTCCTTGGTGCCACCCCTGGCCGTGGTGGGACTGACGTTTGAAGCCGGCAACTACGGCGATGCTCTGGGCGCCACCCTGCTCTTTCTCACCAACGTCACTGCCATCATCTTCACCGCCACTATTGTGCTGCTGATCTATCAAGTGCGAGATGTTGCTGAAAGATCCGGGCATCCGGTGGGTAATCTGAGTGGCAGCACGCTGGCTGTCGTGGTGCTGACCGTGTTGGCGATCGCGGTACCGCTAAGCATTAGTACCGCGAACTTGGTCGATGACACCCTCACCGAACACGAAGCTGCCACGACGGTGAATGACTGGGCCCGCGACGCCGGTTGGAAAATCATTGACTACGAAGTGTTGGAACACGAGATGGAAGTGACTGCGCTCGGACCAGCCCCGCGACCTTCGTCCAAAACATTGCGAGAAGCCCTGGATACAGCTGGATTTGCCGACATCAACTTGGTCGTAAATCTGGTTGAGGGCGGCCAAGCCGTCCTGCCCGGTACCGGCTAG
- the dapB gene encoding 4-hydroxy-tetrahydrodipicolinate reductase: protein MSEITVGVLGAAGRMGSEVCRAVKAADGLSLAAALDEGDDLSLLVEQDVQVVVDFTVPEVVMTNIEFCIAAGVHCVVGTSGFTPDRLAEVAELLGDNPQVGVLIAPNFGIGAVLMMQFAVRAARFFESAEIVELHHPDKVDAPSGTALRTAELMGEARSQAGVTNGPDATQGDRESRGRSIAGVPVHSVRLRGLVAHQEVLLGSAGETLQIRHDSLNRESFMPGVVLAVRAVPERPGLTVGIDSLLAEDA from the coding sequence ATGAGTGAAATTACTGTGGGCGTCCTAGGCGCGGCTGGTCGGATGGGCAGTGAAGTCTGCCGCGCGGTCAAGGCAGCGGACGGCCTGTCGCTGGCGGCAGCACTAGACGAAGGTGATGACCTTAGTTTGCTGGTCGAGCAGGATGTCCAAGTAGTGGTGGATTTCACCGTTCCCGAGGTCGTGATGACCAACATCGAGTTCTGCATCGCCGCAGGTGTTCACTGCGTAGTGGGCACGTCTGGGTTCACCCCCGATCGGCTGGCAGAGGTTGCAGAGCTCTTGGGCGACAATCCGCAGGTCGGCGTCTTGATTGCCCCGAACTTCGGAATCGGTGCAGTGCTGATGATGCAATTCGCGGTGCGGGCCGCTCGCTTCTTCGAATCCGCGGAGATCGTGGAACTGCACCACCCGGACAAAGTCGATGCGCCTTCGGGAACGGCACTGCGCACCGCCGAACTCATGGGAGAAGCACGCAGCCAGGCGGGAGTGACGAACGGGCCGGACGCCACCCAGGGTGATCGGGAATCACGGGGGCGATCGATTGCCGGGGTGCCGGTTCATTCCGTTCGACTGCGCGGTTTGGTGGCCCACCAGGAAGTGTTGCTGGGCTCGGCCGGTGAGACGCTGCAGATTCGGCACGACTCGTTGAATCGAGAATCCTTTATGCCGGGCGTGGTGTTGGCAGTGCGAGCCGTACCGGAACGGCCCGGGCTGACCGTCGGCATCGATTCGCTGCTAGCGGAGGATGCGTGA
- a CDS encoding RDD family protein, translated as MNQRQAGWYPDPDQPDRMRYWSGAEWTDQVSPAELPEDPVVPDTPQELVDGPPEGAIPPPPPPIEPEIPPPPFSAAQQQQQQGQPAAASSAAGAARPVAAGEKVGPDGQVLADFARRAGGWLLDWLIVTAIAGFLALIVVAATVGFDGIVDRQAWSALLTKVEADPGYQPSNAEVEALVGPGLGAAVLWTVGLWLLCSFFNGVLVLSGSGQTIGDRMVQIRKVRRGRRVPGLGSALLRWLIPIVLLLLAPFTCLLSLLLWGACHLWPVWDSRRRTWQDAAAGTVVERADLIGPPAR; from the coding sequence ATGAACCAACGTCAAGCCGGATGGTATCCGGATCCCGATCAGCCGGATCGGATGCGGTACTGGTCCGGTGCCGAGTGGACCGATCAGGTGTCGCCAGCGGAGCTGCCGGAGGACCCGGTGGTGCCGGACACCCCGCAGGAACTAGTGGACGGTCCGCCCGAGGGAGCCATTCCACCGCCGCCGCCACCCATCGAGCCCGAGATACCGCCACCGCCGTTCAGTGCGGCGCAACAGCAACAGCAACAGGGACAGCCGGCCGCGGCCTCTTCGGCAGCTGGCGCAGCCAGACCGGTGGCTGCGGGGGAGAAAGTAGGTCCTGATGGTCAGGTGCTGGCCGATTTCGCTCGTCGTGCGGGGGGCTGGTTGTTGGACTGGCTCATTGTCACGGCAATCGCGGGGTTCTTGGCCTTGATCGTCGTGGCCGCGACCGTCGGCTTCGACGGCATCGTCGACCGGCAAGCGTGGTCGGCACTGCTGACCAAAGTGGAAGCAGATCCGGGGTACCAACCCAGCAATGCCGAGGTAGAAGCGCTGGTAGGACCAGGTTTGGGCGCCGCAGTGCTGTGGACCGTGGGGCTATGGCTGTTGTGCAGTTTCTTCAACGGCGTCTTGGTGCTGTCCGGGTCGGGCCAAACCATCGGTGACCGGATGGTGCAGATTCGCAAGGTGCGGCGGGGTCGCCGAGTGCCGGGTCTCGGCTCGGCGCTGCTGCGGTGGCTTATCCCGATAGTCTTATTGTTGCTAGCGCCATTTACCTGCCTGCTCAGCTTGCTGTTGTGGGGGGCTTGCCACCTCTGGCCGGTGTGGGATTCCCGGCGACGAACGTGGCAGGACGCCGCAGCGGGTACGGTGGTGGAGCGAGCAGATCTGATTGGACCCCCGGCACGATGA
- a CDS encoding FAD-binding oxidoreductase, which translates to MSAPTFARWGTPPQPVELAEPAQRFLKDTLGVAEPRAAVELQDLAVSESRLSGEQFAGLMQVLGNAGVSTSAGDRLMHVSGCSLVDYLQLRNGEAAVPDAVVRPESHDSVHELLGFCSNNAIPVVPFGGGTSVVGGLNPDRHGREETPWISISLERMNRLLDIDEISQTATVQPGITGPELEAVLARRGLTLGHIPQSWERASIGGYVATRSAGQTSTGFGRIDDMVEALRVATPVGELELGHGPKSAAGPDLRQLFIGSEGALGIITEITLRLRRTAKVVKYEGFMLPGFGEGVAAFRDLAQTRATADVMRLSDVDETAATMQMSGPQGSTAAVVQRYLNLRGVGDGSLAILGWEGWSRDAVNGRRRAAARILRGHGAVSLGSSVGASWRRHRFDGPYLRDELLDQGYLAETLETACHWRDIPAVYAGVRDALGRSLADRGNAPYVMCHVSHVYQTGGSLYFTVLVRADADPVAQWQMAKRAATDAMVRHGGTITHHHAVGRDHAPWMEAEIGLEGVRLLRSIKACVDPQRVMNPGVLLP; encoded by the coding sequence ATGTCCGCACCCACTTTCGCCCGCTGGGGCACACCACCGCAGCCCGTCGAGTTGGCCGAGCCAGCCCAACGGTTCCTGAAGGACACCTTGGGTGTTGCGGAGCCTCGGGCCGCGGTTGAACTGCAGGACCTTGCGGTCTCCGAGTCGCGTCTGTCGGGTGAACAGTTTGCCGGGTTGATGCAGGTACTCGGAAATGCCGGCGTTTCCACGAGTGCTGGTGACCGACTGATGCACGTATCGGGCTGTTCCCTGGTGGACTACCTACAACTCCGGAATGGTGAGGCTGCCGTTCCGGATGCGGTCGTGCGACCGGAATCGCACGACAGCGTTCACGAACTCTTGGGTTTCTGCTCGAACAACGCCATCCCGGTAGTGCCGTTTGGCGGCGGTACCTCAGTGGTGGGCGGGCTCAATCCTGATCGACATGGTCGGGAAGAAACACCCTGGATCTCGATCTCGCTGGAGCGGATGAACCGGCTACTCGACATCGATGAGATCTCGCAAACTGCGACCGTGCAGCCAGGCATCACCGGCCCCGAGTTGGAGGCGGTGCTGGCGCGGCGCGGCTTGACCCTGGGCCACATCCCGCAGTCATGGGAGCGGGCGAGTATTGGCGGCTATGTAGCGACCCGGTCGGCTGGTCAAACATCCACCGGATTCGGCCGAATCGACGACATGGTCGAGGCGCTACGGGTGGCGACGCCGGTGGGTGAGTTGGAGTTGGGGCATGGGCCCAAGAGCGCGGCTGGACCGGACCTAAGACAACTATTTATCGGCTCCGAAGGCGCTCTCGGCATCATCACTGAAATCACGCTGCGACTCCGCCGAACCGCCAAGGTGGTGAAATACGAGGGCTTCATGTTGCCAGGCTTCGGTGAGGGAGTCGCCGCCTTCCGAGATCTCGCTCAGACTCGGGCTACCGCTGACGTGATGCGGCTATCTGATGTCGATGAAACTGCCGCCACCATGCAGATGTCTGGACCACAGGGCTCGACGGCGGCAGTCGTGCAGCGCTACCTCAACCTGCGTGGCGTCGGCGATGGTTCGCTGGCGATTCTGGGTTGGGAGGGATGGTCGCGGGACGCGGTCAACGGTCGTCGGCGAGCAGCCGCCCGCATCCTGCGGGGGCACGGAGCGGTATCGCTAGGCAGTTCGGTCGGTGCATCCTGGCGCCGCCATCGATTCGACGGGCCTTACCTGCGTGACGAACTGCTCGATCAGGGCTACCTAGCCGAAACGCTGGAAACCGCCTGCCATTGGCGGGATATCCCAGCGGTCTACGCCGGCGTGCGCGATGCCCTTGGTCGATCCCTCGCCGATCGAGGCAATGCTCCCTACGTGATGTGTCACGTGTCGCACGTCTACCAAACCGGCGGCTCGCTGTATTTCACGGTTCTGGTGCGCGCGGACGCAGACCCGGTCGCGCAGTGGCAGATGGCTAAACGGGCTGCCACTGATGCGATGGTCAGACACGGCGGCACTATCACCCATCACCATGCGGTGGGCCGAGATCATGCGCCCTGGATGGAAGCCGAGATTGGGCTAGAGGGAGTACGGCTGCTGCGCAGTATCAAGGCCTGCGTGGACCCGCAGCGAGTCATGAACCCAGGAGTGCTGCTCCCGTAA
- a CDS encoding SCO4226 family nickel-binding protein translates to MAKFMDIHRGMNDISPEALAAAHDADLALQDGEGVEFTHAWADPESGMVFCLSTGPDMAAVQRVHEQAGHPADEIYAIGVEV, encoded by the coding sequence ATGGCAAAATTCATGGATATTCATCGTGGGATGAATGACATTAGTCCCGAGGCGCTTGCAGCGGCACACGACGCGGATCTGGCGCTACAAGACGGTGAAGGTGTGGAATTCACCCACGCCTGGGCCGATCCAGAATCTGGGATGGTGTTTTGTTTGTCGACCGGCCCGGACATGGCAGCGGTGCAGCGGGTTCACGAGCAGGCAGGACATCCAGCTGACGAGATCTATGCGATCGGGGTAGAGGTCTAG
- the thyX gene encoding FAD-dependent thymidylate synthase, with protein MTDTRPAVKFRSDMSVELIKANAADSDVIWAARVSTKGESSLDDVTGDPERSKGLINYLMRDRHGTPFEHNSLTYFVSAPIFVFREFMRHRIASYNEESARYRELEPVFYVPGPERNLVQQGKPGAYEFVPGTAQQHRLVTEQTIAACEAAYAAYQEMLSAGVAREVARGVLPVATYSSMYVTLNSRSLMNFLSLRTKREDSTFPSFPQREIEMVADLMEEQWRELMPLTHASFEANGRVAP; from the coding sequence ATGACCGACACCCGTCCAGCCGTGAAGTTCCGCAGCGATATGAGCGTGGAACTTATCAAGGCCAACGCTGCCGACTCTGATGTGATTTGGGCTGCCCGGGTATCCACGAAGGGTGAGTCGTCGCTCGATGACGTCACCGGGGACCCAGAGCGTTCCAAAGGGCTGATCAACTACCTGATGCGGGATCGGCATGGCACACCGTTTGAGCACAACTCACTCACGTACTTTGTCTCGGCGCCGATCTTTGTCTTCCGGGAGTTCATGCGGCATCGCATCGCCTCCTACAACGAAGAAAGCGCCCGCTATCGCGAGTTGGAGCCGGTGTTCTACGTGCCGGGGCCGGAGCGCAATCTGGTGCAACAGGGCAAGCCAGGTGCGTATGAATTCGTTCCGGGCACTGCGCAGCAGCATCGACTCGTGACCGAGCAAACCATCGCTGCGTGTGAAGCCGCGTACGCCGCCTACCAGGAAATGCTTTCCGCCGGCGTTGCCCGTGAGGTGGCACGAGGCGTGCTGCCGGTAGCCACGTATTCCTCGATGTACGTGACGCTGAACTCTCGATCGTTGATGAACTTTCTGTCCCTGCGCACCAAGCGGGAAGATTCTACGTTCCCCTCGTTCCCGCAGCGGGAGATCGAGATGGTGGCTGATTTGATGGAAGAGCAGTGGCGGGAACTCATGCCATTGACCCACGCTTCATTTGAAGCGAACGGTCGCGTCGCTCCTTGA
- a CDS encoding TetR/AcrR family transcriptional regulator, whose translation MSHVSDGSTTPLKSAGPRTTSVALAELTRRAPDDAGAMDDPILTAAREVLMARGPRRATLAEVARVAQVSRMTVYRRFDSLERLLAEVLTVELAQVLAQGATGDTTGTARQRCVMTIAATTHSAATNPVLQQILAVDPESLTPLMVERFGRTQRAAAQLLEPLFIEGMASRGGDGSIRDTNPTALAHGVVLSAQGWVFAAAAISQHLGEELMWQEWPAIVDGILRPTEGPDHA comes from the coding sequence GTGTCACACGTATCCGATGGCTCTACTACCCCATTGAAGTCTGCTGGTCCCCGCACTACCTCAGTCGCACTGGCTGAGCTGACGAGGCGAGCCCCAGATGACGCCGGGGCGATGGATGACCCCATTTTGACTGCGGCTCGCGAGGTCCTGATGGCCCGCGGCCCTCGGCGAGCAACACTGGCTGAGGTTGCCCGGGTGGCGCAGGTATCTCGGATGACGGTCTACCGCCGGTTTGACTCCCTGGAACGGCTACTGGCAGAAGTACTGACGGTCGAGCTCGCTCAAGTCCTAGCGCAGGGAGCCACCGGTGACACTACGGGCACGGCACGGCAGCGGTGTGTGATGACCATTGCGGCAACCACCCATAGCGCCGCTACCAATCCAGTGCTGCAACAGATTCTGGCGGTCGACCCCGAGTCCTTGACCCCGCTCATGGTGGAAAGATTCGGTCGAACTCAGCGAGCGGCTGCCCAGCTACTGGAGCCGTTGTTCATCGAGGGAATGGCCAGTCGCGGGGGCGATGGCAGTATTCGCGATACCAACCCCACCGCACTTGCCCATGGAGTGGTGCTGTCCGCTCAAGGTTGGGTCTTTGCCGCGGCCGCGATCAGCCAGCACCTCGGCGAGGAGCTCATGTGGCAGGAATGGCCGGCGATAGTCGACGGCATCTTGCGCCCGACAGAAGGACCTGATCATGCCTAA
- a CDS encoding glycerol-3-phosphate dehydrogenase/oxidase: MPNHPTFAPLDRRTQLNDARRDRDRQSAQKVDVVVIGGGITGVGVALDAAARGLDVVLLEKHDLAFGTSRWSSKLAHGGLRYLAQGQLGVALESSRERSVLATQVAPHLIAPLPQVVPDFDEDRRTARLAMAGFRAGNVLRAAAGTPRSVLPAPRRVTAETALQLVPGLRQTGLRGAAVGWECQLIDDARLVIAIARTAAGYGAKILLGAEAAAVDTDSGEVIVRDHRHGDTFTISAGTIVNAAGVWAGEFDQDLSLEPSLGTHVVMPTALVGAGRGSLTVPVPGHTSRFVFALPQPEGVSYVGITDRPSPDGIVDVPMPPEEDVEWILDILSGALQQPVNATDSLGAFAGLRPLVADPTGGHSADLSRKQLLRRNGRMLSIVGGKLTTYRQMAQDVVDEISHHPCPTATLPLVGASNGATDAQIPDVLRRCYGSEAAAVWQAGRDSSDDTVDPTVAARLQFGRDFEGAVNPTDLLERRTRLGLLPVPAAVSSYAQQLCSADN; encoded by the coding sequence ATGCCTAACCACCCCACCTTTGCCCCGCTAGATCGTCGGACCCAACTCAATGACGCCCGTCGGGACCGGGATCGGCAGTCTGCACAGAAAGTGGACGTTGTGGTGATTGGGGGTGGCATTACGGGCGTGGGCGTCGCATTGGACGCAGCCGCACGGGGGCTGGACGTGGTCCTGCTGGAGAAGCACGATCTGGCATTCGGGACATCGCGATGGTCCAGCAAACTGGCCCATGGCGGATTGCGCTATCTCGCTCAGGGGCAACTCGGAGTCGCACTGGAAAGTTCCCGGGAACGGTCTGTGCTGGCCACTCAGGTCGCACCACACCTGATCGCGCCATTGCCGCAGGTAGTGCCAGATTTCGATGAAGATCGGCGCACCGCTCGACTCGCTATGGCCGGCTTCCGCGCCGGCAATGTACTGCGCGCCGCGGCGGGCACCCCTCGCTCGGTGTTGCCTGCTCCACGCCGCGTGACGGCGGAGACAGCCCTACAACTGGTTCCCGGGCTGCGCCAGACCGGACTTCGGGGTGCTGCCGTGGGCTGGGAATGTCAACTTATCGACGACGCTCGACTCGTCATTGCCATCGCACGCACAGCCGCTGGCTACGGCGCGAAGATCCTGCTCGGTGCCGAGGCCGCTGCCGTGGACACTGACAGCGGCGAGGTTATTGTGCGTGATCACCGCCACGGCGACACGTTCACCATCTCGGCTGGCACCATCGTTAATGCAGCGGGAGTCTGGGCCGGGGAGTTCGATCAAGACTTGAGCCTGGAACCGTCGCTCGGCACCCACGTCGTCATGCCCACCGCACTTGTCGGTGCGGGTCGAGGTTCGTTGACCGTGCCCGTGCCGGGGCACACTAGCCGCTTTGTGTTCGCACTCCCGCAACCGGAAGGAGTCAGCTACGTGGGCATCACTGATCGACCCTCTCCTGACGGGATAGTCGATGTGCCCATGCCACCCGAGGAGGATGTCGAGTGGATCCTGGACATCCTGTCGGGAGCTTTGCAGCAACCCGTAAACGCCACAGACAGTCTGGGTGCGTTTGCTGGACTACGGCCCCTTGTTGCTGATCCGACCGGCGGTCACTCCGCAGACCTGTCACGCAAGCAACTACTGCGTCGTAATGGCCGAATGCTGTCTATCGTGGGCGGGAAACTCACCACCTACCGGCAAATGGCTCAAGACGTGGTGGACGAGATCTCTCATCACCCCTGTCCCACCGCCACGTTGCCACTCGTCGGAGCGAGCAATGGCGCTACCGATGCCCAGATCCCCGACGTGCTACGACGCTGTTACGGCAGCGAGGCTGCCGCGGTGTGGCAGGCCGGACGTGACAGCAGCGATGACACCGTCGACCCAACAGTTGCCGCGCGCCTTCAGTTCGGGCGCGACTTTGAGGGCGCGGTGAACCCGACCGACCTCTTGGAGCGGCGCACCAGACTCGGGCTGCTGCCCGTACCGGCAGCCGTCTCAAGCTATGCCCAGCAGTTGTGCAGCGCCGACAACTGA